One Cardinium endosymbiont of Culicoides punctatus genomic window carries:
- a CDS encoding YbaB/EbfC family nucleoid-associated protein, which produces MDITKLFGQMDRFQEKMEKMQDQIHQIQVTQETGAGLVKATVGGDKQLVSISVDEMLLNKKDQIMLQDLIVGAVNLALREVDAKTQEIIHKNALES; this is translated from the coding sequence ATGGATATAACAAAACTATTCGGACAAATGGATCGTTTTCAGGAAAAAATGGAAAAAATGCAAGATCAGATCCATCAAATTCAAGTAACTCAGGAGACTGGTGCCGGATTGGTAAAAGCGACAGTAGGTGGTGATAAGCAATTGGTTTCTATTTCAGTAGATGAAATGCTCCTAAATAAAAAAGACCAAATAATGTTACAAGACCTTATAGTGGGTGCTGTAAACTTAGCGTTACGAGAGGTAGATGCAAAAACCCAAGAAATCATACACAAAAACGCTCTAGAGTCGTAG
- the sppA gene encoding signal peptide peptidase SppA, producing MKTSHFIKQVLAVSVGFFLSLLFLFIVTIWGLAQLVSNKSAKHEVKENSILALNMEGRIAEFTQESLLGSNADKIDLSLVKGAIHKAANDNNIKAIYLKSSYCYAGWAALEEIRDALLSFKKQGKTIIAYGDAYSQKSYYLASVADEIILNPSGGLEFQGLSATISFYTKFFQNIYVNPIIFRIGDYKSAVEPFCLNKMSEESKQQTRDYLTSIYTHFLKNISLERNIKVCELKKFADNLSVVLPTDALGKNMITKIAYETEAKKLLAKQFHKSDNELNDRYLISYKKYLRPHKQLDSPNNIAVVVAEGEIVDGVSSSGLVGSSDFVKTIAKVKKDPTIKAVVLRINSPGGSVLASDIIWKSIEELKKVKPVVASMSSVVASGGYYIATPCNYIFAQPTTLTGSIGIFAILFDATKLMEGIGIQRDVVKTAPSADFLNPRTSCSQQEKNLIYKILQSSYDDFLQKVAQGRGLSKEQVTSLASGKIYSGIAAQKNKLVDELGGIEAAIAKAAELANLTGTYGIDYFPYPKTKLEQLLQYANSNVKIDLLSSLYEEYPMVKQMQAIPKRKGIQAILPYTVDIE from the coding sequence ATGAAAACAAGCCATTTTATTAAGCAAGTATTAGCCGTTTCAGTAGGATTCTTTCTTTCCTTACTATTCTTATTTATCGTAACTATTTGGGGATTGGCTCAGTTGGTATCTAATAAAAGTGCGAAGCATGAAGTAAAAGAAAATTCGATTTTAGCGTTAAATATGGAAGGACGCATAGCTGAATTCACCCAAGAATCTTTATTGGGTTCTAATGCTGATAAGATTGACCTTTCCCTAGTAAAAGGAGCTATTCATAAAGCAGCAAATGACAATAACATCAAAGCCATTTATCTAAAATCATCTTATTGTTATGCGGGTTGGGCTGCCCTGGAGGAAATTAGAGACGCGCTATTATCGTTTAAAAAACAGGGGAAAACTATTATTGCCTATGGGGATGCTTACAGTCAAAAATCTTATTATTTAGCCTCTGTAGCTGATGAGATTATATTAAATCCTAGTGGTGGCTTAGAGTTTCAAGGACTTTCTGCTACTATTAGTTTCTACACTAAATTTTTTCAAAATATCTATGTCAACCCAATAATATTCCGTATCGGAGATTATAAGAGTGCTGTAGAGCCATTTTGTTTAAACAAAATGAGTGAGGAAAGTAAACAACAAACAAGAGATTATCTCACATCAATTTATACACATTTTTTAAAAAACATTAGTTTAGAAAGAAATATCAAGGTATGTGAACTCAAAAAATTTGCGGATAATCTTTCTGTGGTACTACCTACGGATGCACTGGGAAAAAATATGATTACCAAAATAGCCTACGAAACAGAAGCGAAAAAGTTGCTTGCAAAACAGTTCCATAAATCAGATAATGAGCTAAATGATAGGTATCTTATTAGCTATAAAAAGTATCTTCGCCCACATAAACAGTTAGATTCTCCTAATAATATAGCTGTTGTAGTGGCTGAAGGAGAGATTGTTGATGGGGTAAGTAGTTCAGGATTGGTTGGTTCTAGTGATTTTGTAAAGACCATCGCAAAGGTTAAAAAAGATCCAACCATAAAGGCAGTAGTACTAAGAATCAACTCACCAGGAGGAAGTGTACTAGCTTCGGATATCATCTGGAAATCAATAGAAGAGCTTAAAAAAGTTAAACCAGTAGTGGCTTCTATGTCTAGTGTGGTTGCTTCTGGTGGATATTATATTGCTACACCTTGTAATTATATTTTTGCACAACCCACAACACTTACAGGGTCAATTGGAATTTTTGCTATATTATTCGATGCAACAAAATTAATGGAAGGGATAGGTATTCAGCGGGATGTTGTTAAAACGGCTCCTTCTGCAGATTTTTTAAATCCTAGAACTTCTTGTTCTCAACAAGAAAAAAACTTAATCTATAAAATACTACAATCGAGCTATGACGATTTTTTACAAAAAGTCGCTCAAGGACGTGGGCTCTCTAAAGAACAAGTAACATCATTAGCTTCTGGGAAAATATATTCAGGAATAGCAGCACAAAAAAATAAATTAGTAGATGAACTAGGAGGAATAGAAGCGGCTATTGCGAAAGCTGCCGAATTAGCAAATTTGACAGGTACCTATGGTATTGACTATTTCCCTTATCCCAAAACAAAACTTGAACAATTGTTACAATATGCGAATAGTAACGTAAAAATAGATTTATTGTCTAGTTTGTATGAAGAATATCCAATGGTAAAGCAGATGCAAGCTATACCTAAACGTAAAGGTATTCAAGCTATTCTCCCCTATACAGTTGATATCGAATAG
- the prfA gene encoding peptide chain release factor 1, whose product MVEKLKIIKERFQEVEASIAQPDSINDIKAYSVLNKEYKKLAKIVSLYDSYELTLNHIKEAKEVLNNEKEEEFRELAKQELAVALEKKDEMEEALRNALIPNDPNDSKNIILEIRAGIGGDEAAIFTGDLFRMYKRFAEKMKWDFAVVDILEGTSGGYKEIICTITGEDVYGLMKYESGVHRVQRVPATETQGRIHTSAASVAVLLEAEDVEVKLDVNNDIRKDTFCSSGPGGQSVNTTYSAIRLTHIPTGLVVSCQDEKSQIKNYEKALKVLRSRLYDIELKKQQEAIGMERKSMVKSGNRGDKIRTYNFPQGRATDHRIGYTAHNLNAILDGEILGMIEALRVADNAQKLQAGEILDGQS is encoded by the coding sequence ATGGTTGAGAAATTAAAAATTATTAAAGAAAGATTCCAAGAAGTAGAGGCCTCTATTGCGCAACCAGATAGTATTAATGACATTAAGGCCTATTCTGTACTGAATAAAGAATACAAAAAACTCGCCAAAATTGTTTCCTTGTATGACAGCTATGAACTTACGTTAAACCATATAAAAGAGGCAAAGGAGGTATTAAACAATGAAAAAGAGGAAGAATTTCGTGAACTGGCAAAACAAGAACTGGCTGTTGCGTTAGAAAAGAAGGACGAAATGGAAGAAGCTTTGCGTAATGCATTGATTCCCAATGATCCAAATGATAGCAAAAACATTATTTTGGAAATTAGGGCTGGTATTGGTGGAGATGAAGCAGCTATTTTTACTGGAGATCTTTTTAGAATGTATAAGAGGTTTGCAGAAAAAATGAAATGGGATTTTGCAGTTGTAGATATTTTAGAAGGAACATCCGGAGGATATAAAGAAATCATTTGTACCATTACTGGAGAAGATGTCTATGGTCTTATGAAGTATGAATCTGGTGTACATCGTGTACAACGGGTTCCTGCCACTGAAACACAGGGACGTATACACACTTCAGCTGCTAGTGTTGCTGTGTTACTAGAAGCAGAGGATGTAGAAGTGAAATTAGACGTAAATAACGATATACGCAAGGATACCTTTTGTTCGTCAGGACCAGGTGGACAGTCTGTAAATACTACCTATTCAGCCATACGCTTAACACATATTCCTACAGGATTGGTTGTTTCTTGTCAAGATGAGAAATCCCAGATCAAAAACTACGAAAAGGCCTTAAAAGTGTTGCGTTCTCGGCTCTATGATATAGAGCTAAAAAAGCAGCAAGAGGCTATTGGAATGGAGCGTAAATCTATGGTTAAGAGTGGAAATAGGGGGGATAAGATTAGAACATATAACTTTCCTCAGGGACGTGCAACAGATCATCGTATTGGATATACTGCACATAACCTAAATGCTATATTAGATGGTGAAATATTGGGCATGATTGAAGCGCTACGTGTTGCAGACAATGCACAAAAATTACAAGCTGGAGAGATATTAGATGGTCAGTCTTAA
- a CDS encoding ankyrin repeat domain-containing protein, whose product MCLYGYFIFKIICIAISLFITSCSKLNHNYHAKSEHHEILSDGVDSSRPLDPIHAQGDNVHPFVKPEPAWEQLIKKLGGSLEYYFQSGNLKPELSLHYAAWSGNRIVLKRLCEEHPEYVNKKIEKLGGITPLHLAVYKKQESCIDLLISHNASIDAFIEPYEIQPIHIAASRGYLSIIQTLLREGSSISMTDVEGKTPLHWSAINGHTSCIRALLRQGSDPNDQDNFNDTSLCLAFRYGHAQAIKLLVESGGNVSCIHCMDGSPDKLLRWSIINKHAHCIESILNRHSIPVDIHRKD is encoded by the coding sequence TTGTGTCTATACGGCTATTTCATATTTAAAATAATATGTATAGCAATATCGTTATTTATAACTTCTTGTAGTAAGTTAAATCATAATTATCATGCTAAATCTGAGCATCATGAGATACTTTCTGATGGAGTAGATTCTTCTAGGCCTTTAGACCCTATTCATGCTCAAGGAGACAATGTCCATCCATTTGTTAAACCAGAGCCAGCATGGGAGCAATTGATAAAAAAACTAGGTGGATCCTTAGAGTATTATTTTCAATCAGGCAATTTAAAACCTGAACTATCGTTACATTATGCTGCTTGGTCTGGAAATCGGATTGTTTTGAAGCGTCTTTGTGAGGAACATCCTGAATATGTAAACAAAAAAATTGAAAAATTGGGAGGTATTACCCCTCTTCATCTAGCTGTTTATAAAAAACAAGAATCTTGTATAGATTTACTTATTTCTCATAATGCATCTATAGATGCCTTCATAGAACCATATGAAATACAACCGATCCATATTGCAGCTAGTCGTGGTTATTTGTCTATAATACAAACCTTATTAAGGGAGGGCTCTTCTATAAGTATGACCGATGTAGAAGGTAAAACACCATTGCATTGGTCCGCAATAAATGGTCACACGAGTTGTATAAGAGCGTTGTTAAGACAAGGTAGTGATCCCAATGATCAAGATAATTTTAATGATACCTCTTTATGTTTGGCTTTTCGTTATGGTCATGCGCAGGCTATAAAATTATTAGTTGAATCCGGAGGTAATGTGTCCTGCATCCATTGTATGGATGGCAGTCCGGACAAACTTCTTCGATGGTCCATTATAAACAAGCATGCGCATTGTATAGAATCCATACTGAATAGGCACAGTATTCCTGTTGATATACATAGAAAAGATTAG
- a CDS encoding ankyrin repeat domain-containing protein gives MIYIEKIRGISLLDLALQTDHITCLRALFIRSGDPSYYVDSNNNTALHLATDNGHISIVKELLSAGEVYVNAKNNVGITPLHLAATKGHLEIVKILLNAHGIDANIKDYTGNTALDYAIIDEKYPDIISALLSVSGIQIGSDHSKGLLHWSIKNGHVEIVQFLLKIPGINVNEKDENGFTPLHFASGNGHLDIVNLLIEKGANVNEKNENGDTPLHCASVFGHLDVVNLLIEKGANVNEKNEDGDTPLHLASRYDHKSVASLLIEEGVNVNEKNEDGLTPFHCVLGNSHLDIVNLLIEKGANVNEKNENGFTPLHFASGNGHLDIVHLLIEKGANVNEKNENEDTPLHCASVKGHLDIVNLLIEKGAKLDVKNTSGKTPLDIAKEKGYQEIISLLTKE, from the coding sequence TTGATATACATAGAAAAGATTAGAGGTATATCTTTACTGGACTTAGCACTTCAGACAGATCATATTACCTGTTTAAGGGCGTTGTTTATAAGATCAGGAGATCCATCTTATTATGTAGATAGTAATAACAATACAGCTCTCCATTTGGCCACAGATAATGGTCATATATCCATCGTAAAAGAGCTGCTATCTGCTGGAGAAGTTTATGTGAATGCTAAAAATAATGTTGGCATAACACCATTGCATCTAGCAGCTACAAAAGGTCATTTAGAAATAGTAAAAATACTTTTAAATGCACATGGCATTGATGCAAATATTAAAGATTACACGGGTAATACTGCTCTTGATTATGCCATAATAGATGAAAAATATCCAGATATTATTTCGGCACTATTATCCGTTTCTGGTATTCAGATTGGTTCAGATCATAGTAAAGGATTATTGCATTGGTCAATTAAAAATGGTCATGTTGAAATCGTACAATTTCTATTAAAAATACCTGGTATTAATGTAAATGAAAAAGATGAAAATGGTTTCACCCCTCTTCATTTTGCATCAGGAAACGGTCATTTAGATATAGTTAATCTGCTTATAGAGAAAGGAGCGAATGTAAACGAAAAAAATGAAAATGGAGATACTCCTCTTCATTGTGCATCAGTATTCGGTCACCTAGATGTAGTTAATCTGCTTATAGAGAAAGGAGCGAATGTAAACGAAAAAAATGAAGATGGTGATACTCCTCTTCATTTGGCATCACGATATGACCATAAATCTGTAGCTAGTTTACTTATAGAAGAAGGAGTGAATGTAAACGAAAAAAATGAAGATGGTCTCACTCCTTTTCATTGTGTATTAGGAAATAGTCACTTAGATATAGTTAATCTGCTTATAGAGAAAGGAGCGAATGTAAACGAAAAAAATGAAAATGGTTTCACCCCTCTTCATTTTGCATCAGGAAACGGTCATTTAGATATAGTTCATCTGCTTATAGAGAAAGGAGCGAATGTAAACGAAAAAAATGAAAATGAAGATACTCCTCTTCATTGTGCATCAGTAAAGGGTCACTTAGATATAGTTAATCTTCTTATAGAGAAAGGAGCGAAGCTAGATGTAAAAAACACCTCAGGAAAAACACCCTTAGATATAGCCAAAGAAAAAGGCTACCAGGAAATCATATCACTACTTACCAAGGAATGA
- a CDS encoding ankyrin repeat domain-containing protein has translation MKHICKTITFSAMIWITTGISTCTSIAHNRSVKSTSMNTQLEKKQTISLPKKGIEAIKMGDMRQIKEFFDCYNSKDDKKSIANTEIRLWQDANSDSIDYMQESILYLAIYHRNIAKGKNKAKYLEIIQFLLDQGANPNVPRKLLIAIPPLCIDTPLTTATRVHDEDVVKLLLEYGTNVNNLDNTPDYYEEGPVSALHVAMYNGDVPILKILLARKDIDVNQPVRKGWLPLQSGIIGYECRGDRNSLEAVRLLLNDKRTDVNEKENFKGETSLCLAVERGLTDMVQILLGQKDIKLEPKNSYGRTPLAEAVRRNYVEIVALLLNHGANPEGITTKSNTFFPKLGSAKRKKIEALLEKAKQEKPSKRIR, from the coding sequence ATGAAACACATTTGCAAAACAATCACCTTTTCAGCCATGATATGGATTACCACTGGTATAAGTACATGTACAAGCATTGCACACAATAGAAGTGTTAAAAGTACATCTATGAATACCCAATTAGAAAAAAAACAAACCATATCTCTTCCTAAAAAGGGCATTGAAGCCATTAAAATGGGAGATATGCGGCAAATAAAAGAATTTTTTGATTGTTATAATAGTAAAGATGATAAAAAAAGCATTGCAAATACAGAAATAAGGCTATGGCAAGATGCAAATAGTGATTCTATAGATTATATGCAAGAATCTATTTTATATCTCGCTATTTACCATAGAAATATAGCTAAAGGAAAGAATAAAGCTAAATACTTAGAAATTATTCAATTTTTATTGGATCAAGGTGCGAACCCTAACGTACCACGTAAACTTTTGATAGCTATTCCTCCTTTATGTATAGATACGCCTCTAACTACAGCAACTCGGGTACACGATGAGGATGTGGTAAAACTATTGCTAGAATATGGAACAAATGTGAACAATTTGGATAATACACCAGATTATTATGAAGAGGGTCCGGTCAGTGCGCTCCATGTAGCTATGTACAATGGTGATGTCCCTATTCTTAAGATCCTTTTAGCACGCAAAGATATAGATGTAAATCAACCTGTGAGAAAAGGCTGGCTTCCACTACAATCAGGCATAATCGGCTATGAATGCAGAGGTGATCGTAATAGTCTAGAGGCAGTACGTTTATTATTAAACGACAAGAGAACTGACGTCAATGAAAAAGAGAATTTTAAAGGAGAGACCTCACTTTGTCTAGCAGTTGAGCGCGGTCTTACAGACATGGTACAAATACTATTAGGACAAAAAGATATAAAATTAGAACCCAAAAACAGTTACGGACGTACCCCACTTGCAGAAGCAGTACGTCGTAATTATGTAGAAATCGTAGCGTTGCTATTAAATCATGGAGCCAATCCGGAAGGTATTACAACAAAAAGTAATACTTTCTTTCCAAAACTAGGTTCTGCAAAACGCAAAAAAATAGAAGCGCTTTTAGAAAAGGCAAAGCAAGAAAAACCTAGTAAACGTATTCGTTAA